Proteins encoded together in one Amblyomma americanum isolate KBUSLIRL-KWMA chromosome 1, ASM5285725v1, whole genome shotgun sequence window:
- the LOC144116460 gene encoding uncharacterized protein LOC144116460, whose product MLHAGNSASAVGRGLPTSQDTTDSYKVVLPRLPTGNVVLNTVFLHADLKGRPYRAPDFRDALAQILDLREILCIAQYQMSHVWMVACESSSSKQKLVNKAEFPVKGLRCMVFDPDTKNVKVKLLWLPRYMEHRRIVEALEPYGTVQSVEREKWRCPGMEHMETANRELSLTLKDGVSASTIPHTLNVYGVQALVLIPGRPPLCLRCSRVGHVRRQCRTPRCTQCRRFGHTAENFVLSYADRLRQGQWSREDDVASEHIMDVSEVVDATGELSFRSPWLSWRSDASCGKKR is encoded by the coding sequence atgctccatgctggaaacagcgcatcggccgttggccgaggtctaccgacgtctcaggacactacggactcgtacaaagttgtccttccccgattgccaaccggtaatgttgtccttaataccgttttcctgcatgctgaccttaagggtcgcccgtaccgagcacctgacttccgtgacgcactcgcacagatattggatctccgggaaattttgtgcattgctcaataccaaatgagccacgtgtggATGGTTGCTTGCGAGAGTAGTTCTTCCAAACAGAAGCTTGTTaacaaagcggagtttcctgtcaaaggactgcggtgcatggtgtttgacccggatactaagaacgtcaaggttaagctcctttggcttccccgctatatggaacaccggaggattgtggaagcattagagccttatggcacggtccagtctgtggagcgtgaaaagtggcggtgcccagggatggagcatatggaaacggcgaaccgtgaactctccctcacactcaaggatggagtgtcagctagcaccattccacacacacttaatgtttatggagtgcaggcattagtccttatcccagggagacctccactgtgcctccgatgtagccgggttggacatgtccggcgccagtgtcgcacgcctcgatgcactcagtgccgacgctttggccatactgcggagaactttgtcttgagttacgctgacaggctgcgtcaaggtcagtggtcacgggaagatgacgtggcatcagaacacattatggatgtgtctgaggttgtggacgcgactggagaactaa